In Microbacterium esteraromaticum, the following proteins share a genomic window:
- a CDS encoding OsmC family protein, translating into MAPLGEHHYALTTTWTGNRGSGTSGYRDYTRDVTISIQGKTELLASSDKPFRGDPARWNPEDLLLAALSECHLLSYLHACVTAGVVVIDYYDDAQGVMREDGRGGGAFAEVTLRPQVTVADESMLEAARDAHRTANEWCFIANSVNFPVRHEATIVVASAPRD; encoded by the coding sequence ATGGCCCCGCTCGGCGAACACCACTACGCGCTCACCACCACCTGGACGGGAAATCGCGGCTCCGGCACGAGCGGATACCGGGATTACACCAGAGACGTGACGATCAGCATCCAGGGCAAGACCGAGCTGCTGGCATCGTCCGACAAGCCTTTCCGCGGCGACCCGGCACGCTGGAATCCAGAGGATCTTCTCCTCGCCGCTCTGTCGGAGTGTCACCTGCTCTCGTACCTTCACGCATGCGTCACCGCGGGCGTCGTCGTGATCGACTACTACGACGACGCTCAGGGCGTGATGCGGGAGGATGGCCGCGGTGGCGGCGCATTCGCCGAGGTCACTCTGCGGCCGCAGGTGACCGTCGCAGACGAGTCGATGCTCGAGGCTGCCCGCGATGCCCACCGCACGGCGAACGAGTGGTGCTTCATCGCGAACTCGGTGAACTTCCCCGTGCGCCACGAGGCCACGATCGTCGTCGCGTCGGCGCCTCGTGACTGA
- a CDS encoding lysophospholipid acyltransferase family protein has protein sequence MSSEHSVTPVDPESGEAEHTTPKRAGFKYKLGRMIAAPLARVVYRPRIEGRENVPLSGAVILASNHLSFIDSMAIPVAAPRPVHFLAKSSYFEGTGFKGALSRQFFTSVGAIPVRRGAGQAALDALDQQRQLLEQDLAVALYPEGTRSTDGRLYKGRTGVAFLALQTGAPVVPVGLIGTDKVMPVGAKMPSTSERVTVRFGTPIDVSKHGPATSGKARRLATDEIMAAIHALSGQELAGVYNEPPAQTPIEKIKQAFPHERR, from the coding sequence GTGAGTTCTGAGCATTCGGTCACCCCCGTCGATCCCGAGTCCGGGGAGGCCGAGCACACCACGCCGAAGCGCGCGGGGTTCAAGTACAAGCTGGGACGGATGATCGCCGCTCCCCTCGCTCGGGTGGTCTACCGTCCTCGCATCGAGGGACGCGAGAACGTGCCCCTCAGCGGCGCCGTCATCCTCGCCAGCAATCACCTCTCTTTCATCGACTCGATGGCGATCCCGGTGGCCGCTCCCCGGCCTGTGCACTTTCTGGCGAAGTCGAGCTACTTCGAGGGCACTGGTTTCAAGGGTGCGCTCTCACGCCAGTTCTTCACCTCTGTCGGCGCCATCCCCGTGCGCCGCGGCGCAGGCCAGGCCGCTCTCGACGCGCTCGACCAGCAGCGACAGCTGCTCGAGCAGGACCTCGCGGTCGCGCTGTATCCCGAGGGCACTCGTTCGACCGACGGCCGCCTGTACAAGGGCCGCACCGGCGTCGCCTTCCTGGCCCTGCAGACCGGGGCGCCCGTCGTGCCGGTCGGTCTGATCGGCACCGACAAGGTGATGCCGGTCGGCGCGAAGATGCCGTCGACGAGCGAGCGGGTGACAGTCAGGTTCGGGACACCCATCGACGTCTCGAAGCACGGCCCTGCGACCAGTGGCAAGGCCCGTCGGCTCGCGACGGACGAGATCATGGCCGCCATCCACGCCCTGAGCGGTCAGGAGCTCGCCGGCGTGTACAACGAGCCTCCGGCGCAGACGCCGATCGAGAAGATCAAGCAGGCGTTCCCGCACGAGCGCCGCTGA